One region of Phragmites australis chromosome 18, lpPhrAust1.1, whole genome shotgun sequence genomic DNA includes:
- the LOC133899653 gene encoding NAC domain-containing protein 43-like encodes MSISVNGQSCVPPGFRFHPTEEELLNYYLRKKVASQQIDLDVIRDIDLNKLEPWDIQEKCKIGSGPQNDWYFFSHKDKKYPTGTRTNRATAAGFWKATGRDKAIYNTVKRIGMRKTLVFYKGRAPHGQKSDWIMHEYRLDDPSGEAAAVSVTAAAASLDGQEDGWVVCRVFKKKHHHKESGSGGGGKHGHGGGDNGHGAKAASNGLQYSSSDEALDQILQYMGRSCKQEHEILSPQSGDGAGRPGTRYLRPIDTVLGGNGFMKLPALESPSATALTPHVPDDPPACAGHGITDWAMMDRLVASHLNGQPDASTDQLCSFDGSPSDDADGLAFYSAAATRLLGGASGGASGSDDDLWSFARSAATSTSERLSHVSL; translated from the exons ATGAGCATCTCGGTGAACGGGCAGTCGTGCGTGCCGCCGGGGTTCCGGTTCCACCCGACGGAGGAGGAGCTGCTCAACTATTACCTCCGCAAGAAGGTCGCCTCCCAGCAGATCGACCTCGACGTCATCCGCGACATCGACCTCAACAAGCTCGAGCCATGGGACATCCAAG AGAAATGTAAGATCGGCTCCGGGCCGCAGAACGACTGGTACTTCTTCAGTCACAAGGATAAGAAGTATCCGACGGGGACGCGCACGAACCGCGCCACGGCGGCGGGGTTCTGGAAGGCCACCGGCCGCGACAAGGCCATCTACAACACGGTCAAGCGCATCGGCATGCGCAAGACGCTCGTCTTCTACAAGGGCCGCGCCCCGCACGGCCAGAAGTCAGACTGGATCATGCACGAGTACCGCCTCGACGACCCCTCCGGCGAAGCCGCCGCCGTCTCG GTCACTGCTGCTGCCGCATCGTTGGACGGCCAGGAGGACGGCTGGGTGGTGTGCagggtgttcaagaagaagcacCACCACAAGGAGTcggggagcggcggcgggggtAAGCACGGCCATGGCGGAGGCGACAACGGGCACGGCGCCAAGGCGGCGTCGAATGGGCTGCAGTACTCATCCAGCGACGAAGCGCTCGACCAGATCCTGCAGTACATGGGCAGGTCGTGCAAGCAGGAGCACGAGATCCTCTCGCCGCAGAGCGGCGACGGAGCAGGGAGGCCGGGGACGAGGTACCTCCGGCCCATCGATACCGTGCTCGGCGGGAACGGGTTCATGAAGCTGCCGGCGCTCGAGAGCCCATCGGCCACGGCGCTGACGCCGCACGTGCCTGATGACCCGCCGGCCTGCGCCGGGCACGGGATCACGGACTGGGCCATGATGGACCGGCTCGTGGCGTCGCACCTCAACGGGCAACCCGACGCGTCGACGGACCAGCTCTGCAGCTTCGACGGCAGCCCCAGCGACGACGCGGACGGGCTGGCCTTCTACTCTGCCGCCGCGACGAGGCTGCTCGGCGGCGCGTCAGGCGGCGCCAGCGGCAGCGACGACGACCTGTGGAGCTTCGCGCGGTCGGCGGCAACGTCGACGTCAGAGCGGCTGAGCCACGTGTCTCTGTAG